The following are encoded in a window of Spiroplasma tabanidicola genomic DNA:
- the purM gene encoding phosphoribosylformylglycinamidine cyclo-ligase — MSDNYKKSGVDLNKGYEIVDSIKKIVSEKFNSKYSNNIGSFGCAYDLSSLNYQKPVLVSGTDGVGTKLLLAIEANNHKTIGIDLVAMCVNDILTLGAKPLYFLDYIAVEKINVDTIRDIITGIVEGCLQSDCSLLGGETAEMKDMYIKNHYDLAGFITGAVEKDQLIDYKNVKEDDVIIAINSSGIHSNGYSLVRKIFFKDNNFSFDHKFEELDCDLITELLKPTKIYVDVISSLIEKNYAISAMANITGGGLIENIPRVIPNGLCANIDTKKINVLNIFKVMQNLAKIKNDEMFNVFNMGVGFVVIVNKNNAQEVLDFINNFKDYNANIIGSVISNKETKIKLNHD, encoded by the coding sequence ATGAGCGATAATTATAAAAAATCTGGAGTTGATTTAAATAAAGGTTATGAAATTGTTGATTCAATAAAAAAAATTGTAAGTGAAAAATTTAATTCAAAATATTCTAATAATATAGGAAGTTTTGGATGTGCTTATGATCTTTCTAGTTTAAATTATCAAAAACCAGTTTTAGTTTCTGGAACTGATGGAGTTGGTACTAAATTATTACTAGCAATTGAAGCAAACAATCATAAAACTATTGGAATAGATTTAGTTGCAATGTGTGTTAATGATATATTAACTCTTGGTGCAAAACCTTTATACTTTTTAGATTATATTGCAGTTGAAAAAATAAATGTAGATACTATTAGAGATATAATTACAGGAATTGTTGAAGGATGTTTGCAAAGTGATTGCTCATTACTTGGTGGAGAAACAGCTGAAATGAAAGATATGTACATTAAAAATCATTATGACTTAGCTGGTTTTATTACAGGTGCTGTAGAAAAAGATCAATTAATTGATTATAAAAACGTTAAAGAAGATGATGTGATAATAGCAATTAATTCTTCAGGAATTCATTCAAACGGATATTCTTTGGTAAGAAAAATATTTTTTAAAGATAATAACTTTAGTTTTGATCATAAATTTGAAGAGTTAGATTGTGATTTGATAACTGAATTATTAAAACCAACAAAAATTTATGTTGATGTAATTTCAAGTTTAATAGAAAAAAATTATGCAATATCTGCAATGGCAAACATAACTGGTGGGGGATTAATTGAAAACATTCCTAGAGTTATTCCTAATGGACTATGTGCAAATATTGATACGAAAAAAATAAATGTATTAAATATTTTTAAAGTAATGCAAAATTTAGCTAAAATTAAAAATGATGAAATGTTTAATGTATTTAATATGGGAGTAGGATTTGTTGTTATTGTTAATAAAAATAATGCACAAGAAGTATTAGACTTTATAAATAATTTTAAAGACTACAATGCAAATATTATTGGAAGTGTTATTTCAAATAAAGAAACTAAAATAAAATTAAATCATGACTAA
- the polA gene encoding DNA polymerase I has product MKKRILLVDGNALIFRAFYSSYGRANLTTRSGIPTNAVYSFINMLLNIVQKNEYYDIKVAFDKGKKTFRHDKLESYKAGRKQTPPELVQQFPIVREFLSEAHIDWYELDGYEADDIIGSISNMVKETDDYVVDILTSDQDMYQLITKNIFVIAPQTGTSDLITYDRDKLFEKWGITPEQVIDYKGLRGDSSDNIKGVSGIGEKTAKDLLQEFKNLEDLYNNIDKITGPKKQKLIDGKEDAFLSKEIATIYTNIKLEDFSFRETKINFNNLKDFFIKYEMVSLVRKYSSEVEDVEPKQTINFKKVSTWNSSYSDKHNYIYLEVLNDNYHNPDVIGMGIVNAKGNFYYAFENQQEVSIFNWQEKNIDENLQKFLLENEFYSYDIKKTMYVLKTLGYQIKHKNFVYDMMIACYVINSNVKSNFESHLNLIDSSLEIETFDEVFGKGVKKTKDIDENVKIKYILKKALLIEKTKEEIINSLKETNQYELYQKVELPFCYVLLDMEYAGVLIDRKELENQTQNILKLLTNLEKEANEILKRESIEPINYASPKQLKELLFVDLGLKNYNKGSTDKETLDALLGAHAIIEKVIEIRKYSKLYSTYLKGFEKFINNKNKVHTIFNQTLTNTGRLSSTDPNLQNISIRDEEQRKVRKIFIAQENYIFLSFDYSQIELRVLADVAKEETLIQAYKNNEDIHELAARNIFGLDANEIVSSDQRRVAKVFNFGILYGLTKFGLSKDLKISQAEADQYIKAYNKTFPMVQEYKDKIIKECEENGFVETMANRRRYIYELQNSNFMVREFGKRAAINAPIQGTAADILKVAMINIFEMLESKQLDAKLVAQIHDEVILHVKNDNIDKVKVEVQQIMNQAYDDLLKIANKNRTSDVKLEVNSGVGATWYDLK; this is encoded by the coding sequence ATGAAAAAAAGAATTTTATTAGTTGATGGAAATGCATTAATCTTTAGAGCATTTTATAGTTCATATGGAAGAGCAAATTTAACAACTAGAAGTGGTATTCCTACAAATGCAGTATATTCATTTATTAATATGTTATTAAACATTGTTCAAAAAAATGAATACTATGATATAAAAGTTGCTTTTGATAAAGGTAAAAAAACATTTAGACATGATAAACTGGAAAGCTATAAAGCAGGAAGAAAACAAACTCCTCCAGAATTGGTTCAACAATTTCCAATTGTAAGAGAGTTTTTAAGTGAAGCACATATTGATTGATATGAATTAGATGGTTATGAAGCTGATGATATAATTGGTTCTATTTCAAACATGGTCAAAGAAACTGATGATTATGTTGTAGATATATTAACAAGTGATCAAGATATGTATCAGCTTATTACTAAAAATATTTTTGTTATTGCTCCGCAAACTGGTACTAGTGATTTAATTACTTATGATAGAGATAAATTATTTGAAAAATGAGGTATTACTCCTGAACAAGTAATTGACTATAAAGGTTTAAGAGGAGATAGTTCTGATAATATAAAAGGAGTATCTGGAATTGGAGAAAAAACTGCAAAAGACTTACTTCAAGAATTTAAAAACTTAGAAGATTTATATAATAATATTGATAAAATAACTGGGCCAAAAAAACAAAAGTTAATTGATGGAAAAGAAGATGCTTTTTTGTCAAAAGAAATAGCAACAATTTATACAAATATTAAATTAGAAGATTTTAGTTTTAGAGAAACTAAAATTAACTTTAATAACTTAAAAGATTTTTTTATAAAATATGAAATGGTTTCATTGGTAAGAAAATATTCAAGCGAAGTTGAAGATGTAGAACCTAAACAAACTATTAACTTTAAGAAAGTTTCTACATGAAATAGCTCTTATAGTGATAAACATAATTATATTTATTTAGAAGTTTTAAATGATAATTATCACAACCCTGATGTAATTGGTATGGGAATAGTAAATGCAAAAGGGAATTTTTACTATGCTTTTGAAAATCAACAAGAAGTAAGTATTTTTAATTGACAAGAAAAAAATATTGACGAAAATTTACAAAAATTTTTATTAGAAAATGAATTTTATTCTTATGATATTAAAAAAACAATGTACGTATTAAAAACTTTAGGATATCAAATTAAACACAAAAACTTTGTATATGATATGATGATTGCTTGTTATGTTATTAACTCAAATGTTAAATCAAACTTTGAGTCACACTTAAATTTAATAGACTCATCATTAGAAATAGAAACTTTCGATGAAGTATTTGGAAAAGGTGTTAAAAAAACAAAAGACATTGATGAAAATGTCAAAATTAAATATATTTTGAAAAAAGCATTATTAATTGAAAAAACAAAAGAAGAAATTATAAATAGTTTAAAAGAAACAAATCAATATGAGCTTTATCAAAAAGTGGAGCTTCCTTTTTGTTATGTTTTATTAGATATGGAATATGCTGGAGTATTAATTGATAGAAAAGAATTAGAAAATCAAACTCAAAATATATTAAAACTTTTAACTAATCTTGAAAAAGAAGCAAATGAAATTTTAAAAAGAGAAAGTATTGAACCAATAAATTATGCTAGTCCTAAACAACTAAAAGAATTATTGTTTGTTGATTTAGGTTTAAAAAATTATAACAAGGGAAGTACAGATAAAGAAACCCTTGATGCTTTATTAGGAGCTCATGCAATTATTGAAAAAGTTATTGAAATAAGAAAGTATTCAAAGTTATATTCAACATATTTAAAAGGGTTTGAAAAGTTTATTAATAATAAAAATAAAGTACATACAATTTTTAATCAAACACTAACAAATACAGGAAGATTAAGTTCAACAGATCCAAACTTACAAAATATCTCGATTAGAGATGAAGAACAAAGAAAGGTAAGAAAAATATTTATAGCTCAAGAAAATTATATTTTTCTAAGTTTTGATTACTCACAAATTGAATTAAGAGTTTTAGCTGATGTTGCAAAAGAAGAAACTTTAATTCAAGCATATAAAAATAATGAAGATATTCATGAACTTGCTGCAAGAAATATTTTTGGACTAGATGCTAATGAAATAGTGTCTTCTGACCAAAGACGAGTTGCTAAAGTATTTAATTTTGGAATTTTATATGGATTAACTAAGTTTGGTCTTTCAAAAGATTTGAAAATTAGTCAAGCAGAAGCAGATCAATATATAAAAGCTTATAATAAAACCTTTCCAATGGTTCAAGAATATAAAGACAAAATTATTAAAGAATGTGAAGAAAATGGTTTTGTAGAAACAATGGCGAATCGAAGAAGATATATTTATGAATTACAAAACTCAAATTTTATGGTAAGAGAATTTGGGAAAAGGGCGGCTATTAACGCTCCTATTCAAGGAACTGCAGCAGATATATTAAAAGTTGCTATGATAAATATTTTTGAAATGCTAGAATCCAAACAACTTGATGCAAAATTAGTTGCTCAAATTCACGATGAAGTTATTTTGCACGTTAAAAATGATAATATTGATAAAGTAAAAGTTGAAGTACAACAAATAATGAATCAAGCATATGATGACTTACTAAAAATAGCTAATAAAAACAGAACAAGTGATGTTAAATTAGAAGTTAATAGTGGAGTTGGTGCTACTTGATATGATTTAAAATAA
- the purH gene encoding bifunctional phosphoribosylaminoimidazolecarboxamide formyltransferase/IMP cyclohydrolase, which produces MKYALISVFDKTNVLEFSKELVENDFKIISTGGTYKYLTDNGIDAIKVEDITKFPEILDGRVKTLHPLLYGGILSIRHNKNHVQQVEEHNINFIDLVAIDLYPFLKTVKNKNNSHEDIIENIDIGGVSLIRAAAKNYKDVITICDINDYQLVIDTIKNKKDDKDLKVFLAQKAFAHTSSYDSLIANYMLTKTNQEEMPKKITMSFTKKEELRYGENPHQKASWYVDEYHNEISLSNAEQLHGKQLSYNNLLDANSAINIVKDLNENSCMVGIKHLNPCGVAINGTVEQLWEKVLDSDSVSIFGGIVATNQVITKKVAEELSKVFLEIIIAQDFEKEALDILLKKKNLRLLKLNYKMSDLALDEYQYTSIDQGLLVQQKDLYKHDISNWKCVTNNQLSEEELKEAQFAYTVVKHVKSNAIALTKNFQTIGVGPGQMNRVGSAKIALEQAEKKAEGSFLASDAFLPFNDVVELASQYKVKAIIQPGGSLKDQESIDLANEKGIAMIFTNIRHFKH; this is translated from the coding sequence ATGAAATATGCATTGATATCAGTTTTTGACAAAACAAATGTATTAGAATTTTCAAAAGAATTAGTTGAAAATGATTTTAAAATTATTTCTACTGGAGGAACTTATAAATATTTAACAGATAATGGTATTGATGCTATTAAAGTTGAAGATATTACTAAGTTTCCAGAAATTTTAGATGGTAGAGTAAAAACATTACATCCTTTATTATATGGAGGAATTTTATCAATTAGACATAATAAAAATCATGTTCAACAAGTTGAAGAACATAATATTAATTTTATAGATCTTGTAGCAATTGATTTATATCCATTTTTAAAAACAGTAAAAAATAAAAATAATTCTCATGAAGATATTATTGAAAACATTGATATTGGAGGAGTTAGTTTAATTAGAGCTGCTGCAAAAAACTATAAAGATGTAATTACAATTTGTGATATAAATGATTATCAATTGGTAATTGATACAATCAAAAATAAAAAAGATGATAAAGACTTAAAAGTATTTTTAGCACAAAAAGCTTTTGCACATACTTCAAGTTATGATTCTTTAATTGCAAATTATATGTTAACTAAAACAAATCAAGAAGAAATGCCAAAAAAAATAACTATGTCATTTACAAAAAAAGAAGAATTAAGATACGGAGAAAATCCACATCAAAAAGCTTCATGATATGTTGATGAGTATCATAACGAAATTTCATTAAGTAATGCAGAACAATTGCACGGAAAACAATTATCATACAATAACTTATTAGATGCAAATAGTGCAATTAATATTGTAAAAGATTTAAATGAAAACAGTTGTATGGTTGGTATAAAACACTTAAATCCTTGTGGAGTTGCAATTAATGGAACTGTTGAACAACTATGAGAAAAAGTTTTAGATAGTGATTCAGTTTCTATTTTTGGAGGAATTGTTGCAACAAATCAAGTTATTACAAAAAAAGTAGCAGAAGAATTAAGTAAAGTATTTTTAGAAATAATTATTGCACAAGATTTTGAAAAAGAAGCATTAGATATTTTATTAAAGAAAAAAAATCTAAGACTATTAAAATTAAATTACAAAATGAGCGATTTAGCACTTGATGAATATCAATATACTTCAATTGATCAAGGATTGTTAGTTCAACAAAAAGATTTATACAAACATGACATTAGTAATTGAAAATGTGTAACAAATAATCAATTAAGCGAAGAAGAATTAAAAGAAGCACAATTTGCATACACTGTTGTAAAACATGTTAAATCAAATGCAATTGCTTTAACAAAAAACTTTCAAACAATTGGAGTAGGACCAGGACAAATGAATCGTGTTGGATCTGCAAAAATAGCTTTAGAACAAGCAGAAAAAAAAGCAGAAGGATCATTTTTAGCAAGTGATGCATTTTTACCATTTAATGATGTTGTTGAACTTGCAAGTCAATACAAAGTTAAAGCTATTATTCAACCAGGTGGTTCATTAAAAGATCAAGAATCAATTGATTTAGCAAATGAAAAAGGAATAGCTATGATATTTACAAATATCAGACACTTTAAACACTAA
- the purN gene encoding phosphoribosylglycinamide formyltransferase — protein MTNIAIMASGNGSNFQAIIDAYNEKKLEVDKIILITNKKNCFAIKRAQQNNIKNYNFFLKDYPSKEEYEKDILKVLKEENIDYVILAGYMTMISNTLLSHYERKIINTHPSLLPSFKGKDAIQDALDYKVYLAGFTIHYVNIEMDAGEIIFQKEVRVYKDDTHDTLQKRIQEQEHIYYWQIINKVIKGEKI, from the coding sequence ATGACTAATATTGCAATAATGGCTTCTGGTAATGGAAGTAACTTTCAAGCAATAATAGATGCATATAATGAAAAAAAACTAGAAGTTGATAAAATAATATTGATAACAAATAAAAAAAATTGTTTTGCAATAAAAAGAGCACAACAAAATAATATAAAAAATTATAATTTTTTTTTAAAAGATTATCCTAGCAAAGAAGAGTATGAAAAAGATATTTTAAAAGTTTTAAAAGAAGAAAATATTGATTATGTAATTTTAGCAGGATATATGACAATGATTTCAAATACATTGTTAAGTCACTATGAAAGAAAAATTATAAATACTCATCCTTCATTGCTTCCAAGTTTTAAAGGAAAAGATGCAATACAAGATGCACTTGACTATAAAGTTTATTTAGCAGGATTTACAATTCATTATGTAAATATTGAAATGGATGCTGGAGAAATTATATTTCAAAAAGAAGTAAGAGTATATAAAGATGATACTCATGATACTTTACAAAAAAGAATTCAAGAACAAGAACACATATATTATTGACAGATTATTAATAAAGTTATAAAAGGAGAAAAGATATAA
- the purD gene encoding phosphoribosylamine--glycine ligase — protein MEKNILILGKGGREHALARKCRSSNLCNELYVIPGNDGIKDCATINNEINYSDMNEVLKFAIEKNIDLTIVGDEMFLEKGVVDLFDKNNLTIFGPAKDAAKIESSKMFAKNLMKKYNIPTADFITTSDKNVAIDFLKANKKYPIVIKNDGLASGKGVFITNSLEESIEAVEKILDQNIFNNEKCGVVIEEFLVGKEFSLLALVNGDIFECLQPAKDYKKIFENDKGENTGGMGCYTPVDYVTKDIIEYSKIEIIKKTIDALKQEGTTYKGVLYAGLILTDSNEVKVIEFNSRFGDPETEVLMPALQSDLVESILDLLNNKQINLVWNKENFVGVTIASKGYPQEYKNNVKIADQEIFDKNNIFHMGTKYNDEKKYFESNGGRILFIYNSDLSKKEAIKKVYENINKIKFENFYFRKDIGV, from the coding sequence ATGGAAAAAAATATTTTAATACTTGGAAAAGGTGGAAGAGAACATGCGCTTGCAAGAAAGTGTAGATCTTCAAATCTTTGTAACGAATTATATGTAATACCTGGAAATGATGGAATAAAAGATTGTGCAACTATAAATAATGAAATTAATTATAGTGACATGAATGAAGTTTTAAAATTTGCAATTGAAAAAAATATTGATTTAACTATTGTTGGAGATGAAATGTTTTTAGAAAAAGGAGTTGTTGATTTATTTGATAAAAATAATTTAACAATTTTTGGTCCTGCCAAAGATGCAGCTAAAATAGAATCATCAAAAATGTTTGCAAAAAACTTAATGAAAAAATATAATATCCCAACAGCTGATTTTATTACTACAAGTGATAAAAATGTTGCAATAGATTTTTTAAAAGCTAATAAAAAATATCCAATAGTTATTAAAAATGATGGACTTGCTAGTGGAAAAGGTGTGTTTATAACTAATTCATTAGAAGAATCAATTGAAGCAGTTGAAAAAATATTAGATCAAAATATTTTTAATAATGAAAAATGTGGAGTTGTTATTGAAGAATTTTTAGTTGGAAAAGAATTTAGTTTACTAGCATTAGTAAATGGTGATATTTTTGAATGTTTACAACCAGCAAAAGATTATAAAAAAATATTTGAAAATGATAAAGGCGAAAATACTGGAGGTATGGGATGTTATACACCAGTAGATTATGTTACAAAAGATATTATTGAATATAGCAAAATTGAAATTATTAAAAAAACAATTGATGCTTTAAAACAAGAAGGAACTACTTATAAAGGTGTTTTATATGCAGGATTAATTTTAACTGATTCAAATGAAGTTAAAGTAATTGAATTTAATAGTAGATTTGGTGATCCTGAAACAGAAGTTTTAATGCCGGCATTACAAAGTGATTTAGTTGAAAGTATTTTAGATTTATTAAATAATAAACAAATAAATTTAGTTTGAAATAAAGAAAATTTTGTAGGAGTTACAATTGCAAGTAAAGGATATCCTCAAGAATATAAAAATAACGTAAAAATTGCAGATCAAGAAATATTTGACAAGAATAATATCTTTCATATGGGTACTAAATATAATGATGAAAAAAAGTATTTTGAAAGCAATGGGGGAAGAATATTATTTATATATAACAGTGATTTATCAAAAAAAGAAGCTATTAAAAAAGTTTATGAAAATATAAATAAAATTAAATTTGAAAACTTTTACTTTAGAAAAGATATTGGTGTATAA
- the dnaE gene encoding DNA polymerase III subunit alpha, whose translation MSYSNLLNIKSCFNFLKSTIKPQDYIVFLNKNKLNVGFYSDLNTMYGAAEFENLAKKNNIKPIIGVSFKLTYGDIVLYAINNKGYKVISYLSSFISNMDRIDSELFEKELYKQSFENIIAIFCPSVENLINFKDKLNNCFKNLYYGITKQNYKYLKENKIIYANQISYLYEDDFFEYKVINAISEAKLVNEVNDLEKDFYLSNEDLKNYIDIDTHNKNMNEIISIVEDDVINDFKTHFLTYPNALNMPSKNYLEKICNDKLDDLKLNTQEYKERLSLELDVIFKMGFEDYFLIVSDMINKAKELNILVGPGRGSAAGSLVSYLLGITKLDPIKWGLLFERFLNIDRVTLPDIDIDFQDDRREEILEYLFSKYGKNHFATITTFQTIGIKNALRDCGRVFEIDIDDVNHMSKQINDRNILDFDKALSDSKILQKYQNKYPQVFEAAKKIVGLPRQTGTHAAGVVFCDENLWDIVPTKVGISGILQTQYSMNYLENIGLIKTDILGLRNLSIIQEVLKLVYQSKKVRIDLDRIELNDKNTFELLRSGDTTGIFQLESNGMTDVLMQMKVNSVEEIAITSSLFRPGPKENIPLYIKRKNSKTKNYIIDSNLEDILDSTYGIIVYQEQVMEILKRVANFSLGKADIVRRAMGKKDAKLMDQFKNEFIQNAIKNNYTDIKANELWHYIERFAEYGFNKSHAIAYSLIGYWMAYLKTNYKAEFYCALLNGVLGNESKTSKYLSELKKNGYNINGPSIKNPNSIYYFSNNFVNMPLNIIKGIGPEFLNTIKKIYINNKKAFDNLFTIIAELLKNGLTEPRYLALVYTGAFDCYGYSRKVLIDNKNTILNLTDFIDITNENEFEIDLPEEKDSPESLALYEKEYLGFYISSHPLTLIREKLVNKEKLFYISNLKKENIVCEVFVTIDNIVTKTDKNGGQMCFVDVSDETGEIIVTVFASVYEKIKEQIKLDQKLIIRIKSQVFNNKVGALLLDVVKVIK comes from the coding sequence ATGTCATATTCTAATTTATTAAATATTAAATCATGTTTTAATTTTTTAAAGTCAACTATAAAACCCCAAGATTATATTGTATTTTTAAATAAAAATAAGTTAAATGTAGGTTTTTATTCAGATTTAAATACTATGTACGGAGCAGCTGAATTTGAAAATTTAGCTAAAAAAAATAATATTAAACCTATTATCGGAGTTAGTTTTAAATTAACTTATGGAGATATTGTTTTATATGCTATTAACAATAAAGGTTATAAAGTTATAAGTTATTTATCTTCATTTATTTCAAATATGGATAGAATTGATAGTGAGTTATTTGAAAAAGAATTATATAAACAAAGTTTTGAAAATATAATTGCAATATTTTGTCCAAGTGTAGAAAACCTAATAAATTTCAAAGATAAATTAAATAATTGTTTTAAAAATTTATATTATGGTATTACAAAACAAAACTATAAATATTTAAAAGAAAATAAAATAATATATGCAAATCAAATCAGTTATCTATATGAAGATGACTTTTTTGAGTATAAAGTTATTAATGCTATAAGTGAAGCCAAACTAGTAAATGAAGTAAACGATTTAGAAAAAGATTTTTATTTATCTAATGAAGATTTAAAAAATTATATTGATATAGATACTCATAACAAAAATATGAATGAAATAATTTCAATAGTTGAAGATGATGTTATTAATGATTTTAAAACACATTTTTTAACTTATCCTAATGCTTTAAATATGCCTTCAAAAAATTATTTAGAAAAAATATGTAATGATAAACTTGATGATTTAAAGTTAAATACACAAGAATATAAAGAAAGATTAAGTTTAGAATTAGATGTTATTTTTAAAATGGGATTTGAAGATTATTTTTTAATAGTTAGTGACATGATTAATAAAGCAAAAGAGTTAAATATTTTAGTAGGACCCGGAAGAGGTTCTGCTGCAGGAAGTTTAGTTTCATATCTATTAGGAATTACAAAATTAGATCCAATTAAATGAGGATTACTCTTTGAAAGATTTTTAAATATTGATAGAGTTACTTTGCCTGATATTGATATTGATTTTCAAGATGATAGAAGAGAAGAAATTTTAGAATACTTATTTTCAAAATATGGTAAAAATCATTTTGCAACAATTACAACATTTCAAACAATTGGGATTAAAAATGCATTAAGAGATTGTGGAAGAGTATTTGAAATTGATATTGATGATGTAAATCATATGTCAAAACAAATTAATGATAGAAATATTTTAGATTTTGATAAAGCTTTAAGTGACTCAAAAATTTTACAAAAGTATCAAAATAAATATCCCCAAGTATTTGAAGCTGCTAAAAAAATAGTAGGACTACCTAGACAAACAGGAACTCATGCTGCTGGAGTTGTTTTTTGTGATGAAAACTTATGAGATATTGTCCCGACTAAAGTTGGAATAAGCGGGATTTTACAAACTCAATACTCAATGAATTATTTAGAAAATATTGGATTAATTAAAACTGATATTTTAGGTTTAAGAAACTTATCAATTATTCAAGAAGTCTTAAAATTAGTTTATCAATCAAAAAAAGTTAGAATTGATTTAGATCGAATTGAATTAAATGATAAAAATACTTTTGAACTTTTAAGAAGTGGAGATACTACTGGTATTTTTCAACTTGAATCAAATGGTATGACAGATGTTTTAATGCAAATGAAAGTAAACTCTGTTGAAGAAATTGCAATTACCAGTTCTTTGTTTAGACCTGGTCCAAAAGAAAATATTCCTTTATATATTAAAAGAAAAAACTCAAAAACAAAAAATTATATTATTGATTCAAATCTAGAAGATATTTTAGACTCAACTTATGGAATAATTGTTTATCAAGAACAAGTTATGGAAATTTTAAAAAGAGTAGCAAATTTTAGTCTAGGAAAAGCAGATATTGTAAGAAGAGCTATGGGTAAAAAAGATGCCAAACTTATGGATCAATTTAAAAATGAGTTTATTCAAAATGCTATAAAAAATAATTACACAGATATAAAAGCAAATGAATTATGACATTATATTGAAAGATTTGCAGAGTATGGTTTTAATAAATCTCATGCAATTGCTTATTCTTTAATTGGATATTGAATGGCTTATTTAAAAACAAACTATAAAGCAGAATTTTATTGCGCTTTATTAAATGGTGTTTTAGGAAATGAAAGTAAAACATCCAAATATTTATCTGAATTGAAAAAAAATGGATATAACATAAATGGTCCAAGTATAAAAAACCCAAACAGTATTTATTATTTTTCAAATAACTTTGTAAATATGCCTTTAAACATTATAAAGGGAATTGGTCCAGAGTTTTTAAATACAATAAAAAAAATATATATAAATAATAAAAAAGCTTTTGATAATCTATTTACTATAATTGCAGAGTTATTAAAAAATGGATTAACTGAACCTAGATATCTTGCATTAGTTTATACAGGTGCTTTTGATTGCTATGGATATTCAAGAAAAGTATTGATCGATAATAAAAATACTATTTTAAACTTAACTGATTTTATTGACATAACCAATGAAAATGAATTTGAAATAGATTTACCTGAAGAAAAAGACTCACCAGAATCTCTCGCTTTATATGAAAAAGAATACTTAGGATTTTATATAAGTTCTCATCCTTTAACTCTTATAAGAGAAAAATTAGTAAATAAAGAAAAGCTATTTTATATTTCTAATTTAAAAAAAGAAAATATTGTGTGTGAAGTTTTTGTTACAATAGACAATATTGTTACTAAAACTGATAAAAATGGTGGACAAATGTGTTTTGTTGATGTTAGTGATGAAACAGGAGAAATTATTGTAACTGTGTTTGCTTCTGTTTATGAAAAAATTAAAGAGCAAATTAAGTTAGACCAAAAATTAATTATAAGAATTAAATCTCAAGTATTTAATAATAAAGTTGGAGCATTGTTATTAGATGTTGTAAAAGTAATTAAATAG